From the Thermovirga lienii DSM 17291 genome, one window contains:
- a CDS encoding Extracellular solute-binding protein, family 7 (PFAM: Bacterial extracellular solute-binding protein, family 7~COGs: COG1638 TRAP-type C4-dicarboxylate transport system periplasmic component~InterPro IPR018389~KEGG: aco:Amico_1691 extracellular solute-binding protein, family 7~PFAM: Extracellular solute-binding protein, family 7~SPTR: Extracellular solute-binding protein, family 7): MRKFLAVFMVVALALSLSAAAWAGPKWTFKMGHANPPDTPYDKLAHWFADTVYERTNGQVKINIFPSNQLGDWTETFELIQRGVVEMGFQIANAQYDPKLNFAYYMPYVVSNLEEAKEAYAPGGWAYDIIKDLWSEHGIKALAVYPIGMAGVSLKEVPPSPGDPTVEKGMKVRVMPLKACSLTYEALGYIATPIPYAECYSAIQTGIVDGQMGGPPFQAWQFRDVNKVWIQYNDYFEQHWIVMNQDIWNSLPADIQKVIQDTAAEASATRWKQVETEDEHYRNVLKNEFGWTIVMLTQDELNACADRVRKIVWPQMKEMLGEELYTKVRLATFEKK, from the coding sequence ATGAGAAAGTTTTTAGCAGTGTTTATGGTTGTGGCTCTAGCGCTTTCCCTCAGCGCCGCAGCGTGGGCAGGGCCTAAGTGGACCTTCAAGATGGGACACGCCAACCCCCCAGATACTCCGTACGATAAGTTGGCCCATTGGTTTGCGGACACCGTTTATGAGAGGACCAATGGACAGGTAAAGATCAACATATTCCCCAGCAACCAGCTCGGTGACTGGACGGAGACCTTTGAGCTCATTCAGCGTGGTGTGGTTGAGATGGGCTTCCAGATCGCCAACGCCCAGTACGACCCAAAGCTTAATTTTGCTTATTACATGCCTTACGTTGTAAGCAACCTCGAGGAGGCAAAAGAGGCTTATGCTCCTGGCGGTTGGGCTTACGACATCATAAAGGACCTCTGGTCGGAACACGGAATCAAGGCCCTTGCGGTTTACCCCATCGGCATGGCTGGAGTCTCGCTGAAGGAAGTGCCACCTTCTCCAGGAGATCCAACGGTAGAGAAGGGAATGAAAGTCCGTGTCATGCCTCTTAAGGCTTGCTCGCTAACCTATGAGGCTCTTGGCTATATAGCTACTCCTATCCCTTACGCTGAATGCTACAGCGCCATACAGACCGGCATAGTCGATGGCCAGATGGGTGGACCTCCTTTCCAGGCATGGCAGTTCCGCGATGTCAACAAGGTTTGGATCCAGTATAACGACTACTTCGAACAGCACTGGATCGTAATGAACCAGGATATATGGAATAGCCTCCCCGCGGACATTCAGAAGGTTATTCAGGACACCGCCGCAGAGGCATCTGCCACCAGATGGAAACAGGTTGAGACAGAGGACGAGCATTACCGCAATGTCTTGAAGAACGAGTTTGGCTGGACCATTGTGATGTTGACTCAGGACGAGTTGAATGCCTGCGCCGACAGGGTCAGGAAGATCGTATGGCCCCAGATGAAGGAAATGCTTGGCGAAGAGCTCTACACCAAGGTAAGACTTGCCACCTTTGAGAAAAAATAG
- a CDS encoding TRAP dicarboxylate transporter, DctM subunit (PFAM: DctM-like transporters~TIGRFAM: TRAP transporter, DctM subunit~COGs: COG1593 TRAP-type C4-dicarboxylate transport system large permease component~InterPro IPR004681: IPR010656~KEGG: aco:Amico_1690 TRAP dicarboxylate transporter, DctM subunit~PFAM: TRAP C4-dicarboxylate transport system permease DctM subunit~SPTR: TRAP dicarboxylate transporter, DctM subunit;~TIGRFAM: TRAP dicarboxylate transporter, DctM subunit) gives MVIAINLILLIGLIISGLPVPFCFMTAAIYMAVVYNLSFSFLLPSGYYALNSLTLLSVPFFIMAGALMSSSGIAERLTTFAQAFLGRLRGGMGAATIVACAIFGAISGTCSSAVACIGGIMIPRLEELGYPRYYSVAMVGCASVLGQLIPPSVPMILYAWVTQQSVAACFLATVIPGILTTILMCIVNWFEVRKMKTVKTEPQIPFDEKIKVIGKATKHGMWSLLMPIIILGGIYGGITTPTESAAIAVAYAIVVGFLIHKELTPRILGQALVSSSSITGVAVLMLFFVSILAKVYTMQRIPQQLADFILSVSDNKYVLLLMVNIFLIIIGMMMDDFSGTMLSAPLLLPLMIKIGVHPVHFAAIMGTNLGLGNVTPPCAPILYLAGRIGGASVDQYFKPALKFMLFAQVPVILLTTYIPGLSMWLPKLVMGIK, from the coding sequence ATGGTCATAGCGATTAACCTTATCTTGTTAATAGGTTTGATTATAAGCGGGTTGCCTGTGCCTTTTTGTTTCATGACCGCCGCCATCTACATGGCCGTGGTGTACAATTTGAGTTTTTCCTTCTTGCTCCCAAGCGGGTACTATGCCCTTAATTCCTTGACTTTGCTCTCCGTGCCTTTCTTCATCATGGCAGGGGCATTAATGTCATCCTCGGGTATCGCCGAGAGGTTGACCACCTTTGCTCAGGCTTTCCTTGGAAGACTCAGAGGTGGTATGGGTGCAGCCACTATAGTTGCCTGCGCAATATTTGGTGCCATCTCGGGGACTTGTTCCTCGGCGGTTGCGTGCATCGGAGGCATCATGATACCTAGGCTGGAAGAGTTGGGTTATCCTCGTTACTATTCTGTTGCCATGGTGGGCTGTGCCTCGGTTTTAGGTCAGCTAATACCTCCAAGTGTTCCCATGATACTTTATGCCTGGGTTACCCAACAATCGGTTGCGGCATGCTTCCTGGCGACGGTCATACCAGGGATCCTCACCACTATCTTGATGTGCATAGTGAACTGGTTTGAAGTCAGGAAAATGAAGACAGTTAAGACAGAGCCGCAGATACCTTTTGATGAAAAGATCAAGGTCATAGGCAAAGCGACGAAGCATGGCATGTGGAGCTTGCTTATGCCTATCATAATTCTCGGTGGAATATATGGCGGAATCACTACACCTACTGAATCGGCTGCCATAGCGGTGGCATACGCCATAGTGGTAGGGTTTTTGATTCATAAGGAGCTAACACCGAGGATCTTGGGGCAAGCCCTCGTCAGTTCATCATCGATAACAGGTGTTGCTGTCTTGATGTTGTTTTTCGTATCCATACTGGCCAAGGTCTACACCATGCAGCGCATACCTCAGCAGTTGGCGGACTTCATCTTGAGCGTTTCTGACAACAAGTACGTCCTGCTTTTGATGGTAAATATATTCCTTATAATCATAGGAATGATGATGGACGATTTTAGCGGAACCATGTTGTCTGCCCCGTTGCTTTTGCCCCTTATGATAAAGATAGGTGTGCATCCCGTTCACTTCGCAGCGATCATGGGAACCAATTTGGGGTTGGGCAACGTAACGCCTCCATGCGCTCCTATCCTTTATTTGGCGGGAAGGATAGGTGGAGCGTCGGTGGATCAGTATTTCAAGCCAGCGTTGAAGTTCATGTTGTTCGCCCAAGTTCCTGTCATATTACTGACTACTTATATTCCAGGCCTTTCCATGTGGTTGCCTAAGTTGGTAATGGGTATAAAGTAA